From Melanotaenia boesemani isolate fMelBoe1 chromosome 12, fMelBoe1.pri, whole genome shotgun sequence, a single genomic window includes:
- the arl5a gene encoding ADP-ribosylation factor-like protein 5A isoform X2, protein MNEVVHTSPTIGSNVEEIVVNNTHFLMWDIGGQESLRSSWNTYYTNTEFVIVVVDSTDRERISVTKEELYKMLAHEDLRKAGLLIFANKQDVKGCMSVAEISQSLQLTSVKDHQWHIQACCALTGEGLCQGLEWMMSRLRVR, encoded by the exons ATGAATGAGGTAGTACACACGTCCCCTACAATTGGGAGCAACGTGGAGGAGATCGTCGTCAATAACACCCATTTCCTCATGTGGGACATTGGGGGTCAGGAGTCTCTTAGGTCATCGTGGAATACATATTACACAAACACCGAG TTTGTAATTGTGGTGGTTGACAGCACAGACCGGGAAAGAATCTCTGTGACTAAAGAAGAACTCTACAAAATGCTAGCACATGAA GACTTAAGAAAGGCAGGGCTGTTGATTTTTGCCAACAAACAGGATGTAAAAGGCTGCATGTCTGTGGCTGAGATCTCCCAGAGCCTCCAACTTACCTCCGTCAAAGACCACCAGTGGCACATCCAGGCCTGTTGCGCCCTCACAGGAGAGGG GTTGTGCCA